One genomic window of Cannabis sativa cultivar Pink pepper isolate KNU-18-1 chromosome 2, ASM2916894v1, whole genome shotgun sequence includes the following:
- the LOC133029064 gene encoding protein FAR1-RELATED SEQUENCE 5-like: MNDEHTYEWETITAELNIIKPVNEIEIQDVLGKSLDKLEKWEAFYEMYAKRMGFGTRKDDVRRSHGVIVMRRWVCCSEGSKKIASPDTPRKKRPHDVTRTGCQAALRILLTQPSNTWKCKEFSTMHNHELASSSEVQFLRSYRVVSNGLLAQVRSMNSVGIKTANIMSHVALQSGGYEKMPCQLRDVYNRVAGAKREEKIETDSEGALGFLDCLAEKDPNFFVVYQVDDENRLANLFWADGNSRVDYVAFGDVLGFDTTYMTNEYNKPLTVLIGVNHHFNTCIFGFALLLHEKLPSYSWLLQKFLECHGDKKPSVVVTDQDAAMKQAIVEHMPDVTHRLCAWHLNTNASKKVKDPIFLKTFKDLMYNYYEEEEFEARWLDVIQTQQLTDNEWCQTTFESRQQWAETYLRGSFVAGMRTTQRCESINSALKKFLEKNYCLREFVTTIDMTVSKLRHNETANDFKSRCTRPHPPNPTCLTTYYNQCAEFYTRTMYHKVAEQLDLENNYFVLTQEQEGEWQIFTIGKFQHPDVQYRVHYCEGRRALHCSCLLYESQGYPCRHLWATMKRLNMRRIPNSLLMKRWSKSAKINLHLHFNPPAQPQQHIYEMARFGSLSSLTYNFTFYATKSEDLYNRAKEELERLTLMFKEEFDLNSNPEGETPQPGRYRSNPNIIKDPEVVRTKGTGNTREGPNGEQIPRNSRHCRICRSSDHDYRRCPNRQHNTGSQGQQPPNNQPASDSFNDHSNAYFPEPPSSTQESYYGHSYN; encoded by the coding sequence ATGAATGACGAACACACTTATGAATGGGAAACCATCACAGCAGAGCTAAACATCATAAAACCAGTGAATGAGATTGAGATACAGGACGTGCTAGGCAAGAGTCTCGACAAACTGGAAAAATGGGAAGCATTCTACGAAATGTATGCGAAACGGATGGGTTTCGGCACAAGGAAAGACGATGTACGACGTTCTCATGGGGTCATTGTAATGCGGAGGTGGGTTTGTTGTTCAGAGGGTTCGAAAAAAATCGCATCACCGGACACACCAAGAAAAAAAAGACCTCATGATGTCACTAGAACCGGATGTCAGGCAGCATTGCGTATTTTACTCACACAACCGTCTAACACTTGGAAATGCAAAGAGTTCAGCACAATGCACAATCACGAGTTGGCTTCATCAAGTGAGGTACAATTTTTGAGATCATATAGAGTTGTCTCCAATGGGTTGCTTGCCCAAGTCAGGTCGATGAACTCCGTAGGAATTAAAACTGCCAACATAATGTCTCatgttgctttgcaaagtggaggttacgagaaaatgccatgtcaaCTTCGAGATGTGTACAACAGGGTTGCTGGTGCGAAGCGAGAAGAGAAGATAGAGACGGACTCAGAAGGGGCTCTGGGATTTCTTGATTGTCTCGCAGAGAAGGATCCTAATTTCTTCGTTGTCTATCAGGTTGACGACGAGAATCGCTTGGCTAACTTATTCTGGGCAGATGGAAACTCACGCGTGGACTATGTAGCTTTTGGGGATGTACTAGGATTTGACACAACCTACATGACGAATGAGTACAATAAGCCCCTCACTGTTCTCATTGGCGTCAACCACCATTTCAACACATGCATCTTCGGATTTGCTCTCCTCCTCCACGAGAAGCTTCCATCATATTCTTGGCTACTTCAAAAATTTCTAGAATGCCATGGAGATAAGAAGCCAAGTGTTGTAGTTACTGACCAAGATGCGGCCATGAAACAGGCTATCGTTGAACACATGCCTGATGTTACGCACCGTCTCTGCGCTTGGCATCTCAATACAAATGCTTCGAAAAAGGTTAAAGATCCGATCTTCTTAAAAACATTTAAGGATCTCATGTACAACTACTACGAGGAGGAAGAATTTGAAGCAAGATGGTTAGACGTCATCCAAACCCAACAACTAACAGATAATGAATGGTGTCAAACAACATTCGAGTCAAGACAACAATGGGCAGAAACGTATTTAAGGGGTTCATTCGTTGCAGGAATGAGAACCACACAACGTTGCGAATCCATCAACTCCGCTCTAAAAAAATTTTTAGAGAAGAATTATTGCTTGCGTGAATTTGTAACAACCATAGATATGACAGTCTCAAAGCTCAGACACAACGAGACTGCAAATGACTTCAAAAGTAGATGCACTCGACCTCACCCACCTAATCCTACATGCTTGACCACTTACTACAACCAATGTGctgaattctacacaagaaCTATGTACCACAAGGTTGCTGAGCAGCTTGATTTAGAGAATAACTATTTTGTCCTAACTCAAGAGCAAGAAGGAGAGTGGCAGATATTCACCATTGGAAAGTTCCAGCATCCGGACGTCCAATACCGAGTTCATTACTGTGAAGGCCGACGAGCACTGCACTGTAGTTGCTTGCTCTATGAAAGTCAAGGGTACCCTTGTAGACATTTATGGGCTACAATGAAAAGATTAAACATGAGAAGAATACCTAATTCTCTTCTCATGAAGCGATGGAGCAAATCCGCAAAGAtaaatctccacctacatttTAACCCGCCAGCACAACCACAACAGCACATTTACGAGATGGCTAGGTTTGGATCTCTCAGTTCACTGACTTATAACTTCACTTTCTATGCAACAAAATCAGAGGATTTGTACAACCGTGCAAAGGAAGAGCTTGAACGGCTAACTCTAATGTTCAAGGAAGAATTTGACTTGAATTCCAATCCGGAAGGAGAGACGCCACAACCTGGAAGATATCGTAGCAACCCCAACATTATTAAAGACCCCGAAGTTGTGAGAACAAAGGGTACGGGAAATACAAGGGAAGGACCAAACGGGGAGCAGAtcccaagaaactcaagacattGTCGCATTTGTCGCTCATCAGACCATGATTATCGACGGTGCCCAAATCGTCAACATAACACTGGATCTCAGGGGCAACAACCTCCAAACAATCAACCAGCATCTGACTCATTCAATGACCACTCCAACGCGTATTTCCCGGAACCGCCTTCCTCCACACAAGAGTCTTACTATGGTCATTCTTATAACTAG
- the LOC133034416 gene encoding uncharacterized protein LOC133034416 gives MCYCQVLNPICELGQPTNDAIYKVVCELKDEVFRLDLKVSSAKELLLKVFSTSLGKGTMKEVLEIPETSKVQRSLSFNGETEKKDDVGVEEKDGEGTKDDVVVEEKDGEGTKDQLEEDVDDVESVPSLNLSEEKVVVPTKVVVSDDSFEVMNFWGEDLPAIVKEEVEQAVKDDFDDAAFERFKESGGKVIGPFTVKKGYSNQQYELFRYIFSSANDPSEVLAHFGKVEVERMYFKCMKPETDISHSLIDCFAQIMNFREKKRNGIGSKRTWFMPTRISSKLLGRSMTVERMAKQQEWSTLYYDADLSLCHTMVVPLLDTESAPHWFAANVSMVNTTRKLGTRCLTAMHKSSGLWTNCLPVKPGDLNFSEFVIISSSKDYPQQQNGHDCGMFVMKYMESLFEENEILEELDPIEARSDCVGKIVTPESNKAKHAVMEGVKKQFGLSKTKVLPSATSTMRIT, from the exons ATGTGTTACTGCCAAGTTTTGAATCCCATTTGCGAGCTTGGGCAACCCACAAATGACGCAATATACAAAGTTGTGTGTGAGTTGAAAGATGAGGTCTTCCGGCTTGATTTGAAGGTGAGCAGCGCAAAAGAGCTGTTACTGAAGGTATTCTCCACTTCCCTTGGGAAGGGGACTATGAAAGAAGTGTTAGAGATACCTGAGACGAGCAAAGTTCAGCGCTCGCTTTCGTTCAACGGGGAGACCGAGAAGAAGGATGACGTGGGTGTCGAGGAAAAGGATGGTGAAGGGACGAAGGATGACGTGGTTGTCGAGGAAAAGGATGGTGAAGGGACGAAGGATCAATTGGAAGAGGATGTTGATGATGTAGAGAGTGTCCCTTCACTTAATCTATCAGAAGAGAAGGTCGTTGTTCCAACTAAGGTGGTTGTTTCTGATGATTCGTTTGAGGTTATGAACTTTTGGGGAGAAGATCTCCCCGCTATTGTAAAAGAGGAAGTTGAGCAGGCAGTGAaggatgattttgatgatgCTGCGTTCGAAAGATTCAAAGAATCTGGAGGGAAGGTGATTGGTCCATTCACTGTGAAGAAGGGTTACTCAAATCAACAGTACGAGTTGTTCCGTTACATTTTCTCTAGCGCCAATGATCCGAG TGAAGTGTTAGCCCATTTTGGGAAGGTTGAGGTCGAGCGGATGTATTTCAAATGCATGAAACCGGAGACCGATATATCACACAGT CTCATTGATTGCTTTGCTCAAATCATGAATTTTCGAGAGAAGAAGCGCAACGGCATTGGAAGTAAGAGAACTTGGTTTATGCCCACCAGAATTTCG AGCAAGTTACTTGGAAGATCGATGACTGTGGAGAGGATGGCGAAGCAGCAAGAGTGGTCCACTCTTTATTACGATGCAGATTTGAGTTTATGTCACACT ATGGTGGTACCCCTACTGGATACCGAGAGTGCTCCGCACTGGTTTGCGGCGAATGTGAGCATGGTTAATACAACAAGGAAATTAGGGACTCGTTGTCTTACCGCAATGCATAAGAG CTCCGGACTTTGGACCAATTGTTTGCCTGTCAAGCCAGGAGACCTGAATTTCAGCGAGTTTGTAATTATTTCTTCAAGCAAGGACTACCCACAACAACAAAATGGCCACGATTGTGGAATGTTTGTAATGAAGTACATGGAATCACTGTTCGAGGAAAATGAAATATTGGAAGAG CTTGATCCTATTGAAGCGAGATCGGATTGTGTTGGGAAAATTGTCACCCCCGAGAGTAACAAGGCTAAACATGCTGTGATGGAGGGAGTTAAGAAGCAATTTGGATTGAGCAAAACCAAAGTTCTTCCATCGGCAACATCTACCATGCGCATTACGTAG